The following proteins come from a genomic window of Ictalurus furcatus strain D&B chromosome 14, Billie_1.0, whole genome shotgun sequence:
- the LOC128618063 gene encoding protocadherin alpha-C2-like isoform X4, whose product MDGTVKQQSWMRYGSTFVFISAVINIAVAVTHYSIPEEMEEGSFVANIATDLELDTKSLVRRKIRLDVIANRKYLEINKETGELYIVEKIDRESLCPSKTTNSCFLKLEVSIENPVRMFNIELLIMDINDNAPSFRRDTMYLDISESALPGERFSLNNAVDTDIGTNSIKTYLLSESEHFSIEIQTGRDGSKFVDLILNKALDREERAIHNLILTAVDGGVPARSGTASVIVRVLDTNDNAPKFEKESFEINLTENAPIGSLVMQLNATDLDEGSNSDISYSFSLYTSEKTQETFSLNEFNGEIRVKETINYEDFNIYNMEIIAKDKGVNPLLGKCKVTILISDMNDNHPEMSIKSFQSPIKEDVSLGTVIAIISVNDKDSEENGQIDVHINDKLPFALKESANNYYELVVSEPLDREKFAEYDITFTVTDRGNPPLSDNETVTLELLDVNDNVPRFPKSTYTIQVLENNPPGALLSSLTAIDPDLHENQYLVYFIIEREIVNTSMSMLFSINPENGNLYALKTFDYEIEKEFLFHIEARDSGVPPLSSNVTVHIIIMDQNDNTPVIVSPWRAHGSVVEEKIPRSTDKGTLIAKVIAIDTDSVHNSRITYQFLQNSDATLFSLDQYNGEIRTTRMFSYRDSRHQRLVVIAKDNGEPSLSATVTIKLSTVETALKSYAEMTEMPLEYDIFSDLNLYLVIGLGSVSFLLLITILVTIVLKCQKPNPSKAAPPCRNSVISERNSTIADSTLVSNDAYWYSLFLAETRKGKLVVRQPVPKGQRYIVSSIPRSTGVTETSDSAASTLQYSK is encoded by the coding sequence ATGGATGGCACTGTGAAACAGCAGTCGTGGATGAGGTATGGCTCGacctttgtatttatttctgccGTGATTAATATAGCCGTTGCAGTTACTCACTACAGTATTCCAGAGGAAATGGAGGAGGGCTCTTTTGTTGCGAATATAGCAACTGATCTAGAACTGGACACCAAAAGTTTAGTGAGGCGTAAGATACGGTTAGATGTGATAGCCAACAGGAAATATTTAGAGATAAACAAAGAGACAGGTGAGCTGTATATCGTGGAAAAGATTGATAGAGAGTCACTATGTCcctcaaaaacaacaaactcgTGTTTTCTAAAATTAGAGGTTTCAATTGAAAATCCAGTGCGAATGTTTAATATAGAATTACTGATAATGGATATTAACGACAATGCTCCTAGTTTCCGACGAGATACAATGTACTTGGATATCTCCGAGTCAGCACTGCCCGGGGAAAGATTTTCTCTCAACAATGCGGTAGATACAGATATCGGGACGAATTCAATCAAAACCTATCTTCTGAGCGAAAGCGAACACTTCTCTATTGAAATACAAACTGGAAGAGATGGGTCAAAGTTTGTTGATTTAATTTTGAACAAAGCCTTAGATAGAGAGGAGAGGGCTATTCATAATTTGATACTTACGGCTGTAGATGGCGGAGTGCCTGCGCGTTCAGGTACAGCCAGTGTCATCGTTCGCGTGCTGGATACGAATGACAACGCCCCAAAATTTGAAAAGGAAAGTTTTGAAATAAATCTTACAGAGAACGCTCCTATAGGTAGCCTAGTTATGCAATTGAACGCTACAGATTTAGACGAAGGTTCCAATTCCGATATTAGTTATTCATTCAGTCTCTATACTTCTGAAAAAACTCAAGAGACGTTcagtttaaatgaatttaaCGGTGAAATAAGAGTAAAGGAGACGATCAATTATGAAGATTTCAACATTTACAACATGGAGATAATAGCAAAAGATAAAGGAGTGAATCCATTGTTAGGGAAATGCAAAGTAACAATTCTCATATCAGATATGAATGACAATCATCCAGAAATGTCCATAAAGTCATTTCAAAGTCCAATTAAAGAAGATGTTTCTCTGGGCACGGTCATTGCAATAATCAGTGTAAACGACAAAGATTCAGAAGAAAATGGTCAAATAGACGTTCATATTAATGATAAGCTACCATTTGCGCTCAAAGAGTCAGCAAACAATTATTACGAGCTCGTAGTTTCAGAACCGTTAGATCGTGAAAAGTTTGCAGAATATGACATCACATTTACCGTTACTGACAGAGGAAACCCTCCATTATCTGATAATGAAACTGTAACTCTAGAGCTGCTGGACGTTAATGACAACGTGCCACGGTTTCCTAAATCTACTTACACCATTCAggtgttggaaaataatccacctgGGGCTTTGTTGAGTTCTTTAACTGCTATTGACCCTGATCTCCATGAAAATCAGTATCTGGTTTATTTTATAATAGAAAGGGAAATAGTAAACACCTCCATGTCCATGCTGTTCTCTATTAATCCAGAGAATGGTAACCTTTACGCACTAAAGACGTTTGATTATGAGATAGAGAAGGAGTTTCTTTTCCATATTGAGGCCAGAGACTCTGGTGTTCCTCCACTCAGCAGTAACGTTACCGTCCACATTATTATCATGGACCAGAACGACAACACACCGGTTATAGTGTCTCCATGGCGTGCGCACGGCTCAGTGGTAGAAGAAAAAATACCGAGATCCACCGATAAAGGAACTCTTATAGCCAAAGTAATTGCTATAGACACAGACTCTGTACACAACTCCAGGATTACTTACCAGTTTCTCCAGAACAGTGATGCTACATTATTCAGTTTGGACCAGTACAATGGAGAGATCCGGACCACCAGAATGTTCAGTTACAGAGACTCGCGCCACCAGCGGCTGGTGGTGATCGCCAAGGATAACGGAGagccctctctctctgctacAGTCACCATCAAACTGTCCACGGTAGAGACGGCACTTAAAAGCTATGCCGAAATGACTGAAATGCCTTTAGAATATGACATCttttcagatttaaatctgTATCTGGTAATCGGACTGGGCTCAGTGTCATTCCTGTTACTGATCACCATATTGGTGACCATCGTGCTAAAGTGTCAGAAACCGAACCCCAGTAAAGCTGCTCCTCCCTGTAGGAACAGTGTGATCAGTGAGAGGAACTCTACCATTGCAGATTCCACTCTGGTCTCCAACGATGCCTACTGGTACAGTTTGTTTCTAGCAGAGACCAGGAAAGGAAAGCTTGTAGTTAGACAACCTGTGCCAAAAGGACAGCGATACATTGTGTCCAGTATACCGAGGAGCACAGGAGTGACTGAGACTAGTGACTCAGCTGCATCTACTTTACAG
- the LOC128618062 gene encoding protocadherin beta-16-like has translation MGVHVNARCWRRYVSVVILFSAMIHTSCTVTHYSIPEEMEEGSVVANLATDLGLDLDTLIKRKVRLDVIANKKYLDINKEKGELYILEKIDREHLCPPKTTTTCFLKMEVIVENPVRIFYIELEITDINDNNPHFRRDTIHLDILESTPAGERFSVSNAVDSDVGSNSVKTYYLSESDHFGIEIQSGRDGSKFADLILKKTLDREIQAIHNLILTAVDGGVPARSGTASIVVRVQDANDNAPKFDRESYTINVTENSPIGSLVVKLNATDLDEGSNSDITYSFGLYTSEKAQEAFGLSPDTGEIRVKETINYEDFRIYNMEIIAKDKGTNLLSGQCKVTIMITDMNDNHPEISVRSFSTPVKEDIAVDTVIAVISVSDKDSDENGQIDLHIPDNLPFVLKESSENYYELVVSEPLDREKVPEYDITFTVTDRGNPPLSDNETVTLELLDVNDNVPQFPQSFYTIQVMENNPPGALLSSLTAHDPDLHENQYLVYFIIEREIVNTSMSMLFSINPENGNLYALKTFDYEIEKEFLFHIEARDSGVPPLSSNVTVHIIIMDQNDNTPVIVSPWRAHGSVVEEKIPRSTDKGTLIAKVIAIDTDSVHNSRVTYQFLQNTDATLFSLDQYNGEIRTTRMFSYRDSRHQRLVVIAKDNGEPSLSATVTIKLSTVETALKSYAEMTEVPLEYDIFSDLNLYLVIGLGSVSFLLLITILVTIVLKCQKPKPSKAAPPCRNSVISERNSTIADSTLVSNDAYWYSLFLAETRKGKLVVRQPVPKGQRYIVSSIPRSTGMTETSDSAASTLQVIYFLINNINGNFIIQVMMFIN, from the coding sequence CGTGTACTGTAACTCACTATTCTATCCCTGAAGAGATGGAGGAAGGATCCGTGGTTGCAAATTTAGCCACCGATTTAGGACTAGATTTAGATACTTTGATTAAACGGAAGGTTCGACTAGATGTTATTGCTAATAAGAAATATCTCGACATAAACAAAGAGAAAGGAGAGCTCTACATATTAGAAAAGATTGATCGTGAGCATCTCTGTCCGCCTAAAACAACAACgacttgttttttaaaaatggaggtGATTGTGGAGAATCCTGTGCGCATATTTTACATAGAATTAGAAATAACTGATATCAATGACAATAACCCTCATTTCCGACGCGACACTATTCATTTGGACATTTTGGAATCGACACCAGCAGGTGAAAGATTCTCTGTCAGCAATGCGGTGGATTCTGATGTTGGATCCAATTCGGTTAAAACATATTATCTAAGTGAAAGCGATCACTTTGGAATAGAGATACAGTCTGGCAGAGATGGGTCGAAATTTGCtgatttaattttgaaaaaaacttTAGACCGTGAAATTCAAGCTATCCATAATCTGATACTTACTGCTGTGGATGGCGGAGTTCCTGCGCGCTCTGGTACAGCCAGCATTGTTGTTCGGGTGCAGGATGCAAATGACAACGCACCCAAGTTTGATCGGGAAAGCTATACCATCAATGTCACAGAGAACTCCCCTATAGGAAGTCTCGTGGTTAAACTAAATGCCACTGACTTAGATGAAGGCTCGAACTCAGATATTACATACTCTTTCGGCCTATATACGTCAGAAAAGGCACAAGAGGCTTTTGGATTAAGCCCAGACACTGGTGAGATAAGAGTTAAAGAAACGATCAATTATGAGGATTTCCGAATTTATAACATGGAAATTATAGCAAAGGATAAAGGTACTAATTTATTATCGGGACAGTGTAAAGTAACCATTATGATAACAGACATGAATGACAATCATCCAGAAATTTCAGTACGATCTTTTTCAACTCCTGTTAAAGAGGACATTGCTGTTGATACAGTCATAGCTGTGATTAGTGTCAGTGATAAAGATTCGGATGAAAATGGCCAAATTGATCTTCATATTCCTGACAATTTACCGTTTGTACTAAAAGAATCATCTGAGAATTATTACGAGCTCGTGGTATCCGAACCACTGGACCGTGAAAAAGTACCAGAATATGACATCACATTTACCGTTACTGACAGAGGAAACCCTCCGTTATCCGATAATGAAACTGTAACTCTAGAGTTGCTGGACGTTAACGACAATGTGCCACAGTTTCCACAATCATTTTATACCATACAGGttatggaaaataatccacctgGAGCTTTACTAAGTTCCCTCACTGCACACGACCCAGACCTCCATGAAAATCAGTATCTGGTTTATTTCATAATAGAAAGGGAAATAGTAAACACCTCCATGTCCATGCTGTTCTCCATTAATCCAGAGAATGGTAATCTTTACGCACTAAAGACGTTTGATTATGAGATAGAGAAGGAGTTTCTTTTCCATATTGAGGCCAGAGATTCTGGTGTTCCTCCACTCAGCAGTAACGTGACTGTTCACATTATTATCATGGACCAGAACGACAACACACCGGTTATAGTGTCTCCATGGCGCGCGCATGGCTCAGTGGTGGAAGAAAAAATACCGAGATCCACCGATAAAGGAACTCTTATAGCCAAAGTAATTGCTATAGACACAGACTCTGTACACAACTCCCGCGTTACGTACCAATTTCTCCAGAACACTGACGCTACATTATTCAGTTTGGACCAGTACAATGGAGAGATCCGGACCACCAGAATGTTCAGTTACAGAGACTCGCGCCACCAGCGGCTGGTGGTGATCGCCAAGGATAACGGAGagccctctctctctgctacAGTCACCATCAAACTGTCCACGGTGGAGACGGCACTTAAAAGCTATGCTGAAATGACTGAAGTGCCTTTAGAATATGACATCttttcagatttaaatctgTATCTGGTAATCGGACTGGGCTCAGTGTCGTTTCTGTTACTGATCACCATATTGGTCACCATCGTGCTGAAGTGTCAGAAACCGAAACCCAGTAAAGCTGCTCCTCCCTGTAGGAACAGTGTGATTAGTGAGAGGAACTCTACCATTGCAGATTCCACTCTGGTCTCCAACGATGCCTACTGGTACAGTTTGTTTCTAGCAGAAACCAGAAAAGGAAAGCTGGTAGTTAGACAACCTGTGCCAAAAGGACAGAGATACATTGTGTCCAGTATACCGAGGAGCACAGGAATGACTGAGACTAGTGACTCAGCTGCATCTACTTTACAGGTAATTTACTTTTTGATCAACAATATTAATGGTAACTTTATCATTCAAGTGATGATGTTTATCAATTAA